One window from the genome of Serinibacter salmoneus encodes:
- the eccCa gene encoding type VII secretion protein EccCa: MSIDPHHRHRPTRTLFSAPRPPALQVATPPVLSDDATGTPFQFLLPVVGALTSVTMMVVLRNGQPLFMLIAGIVFLVAVVSGVGFAVSARGRAGRALRLRRSRYLDYLERTRIRLREQALGTAAAQRELHPAPPALLSVVRDPARLWHRRPRDEDHLLARIGTATVPWFDLSVDSEESPTEPLDPILLREAELLVEAHREVPGMPALVDLRSAGTVAVIGPREETLPLVRAMLAQVASHQVPEDLALAAAYPHDRAADWRGFDLLPHVHNPQLFDGPVPARRVAPDLRQLAQVLGAELVDRTQAAIQARRRGAPAADLPRLIVVDDAYGHPAGSLPLPDAALRPLALGITVIHLVADRLDEPDDVDVRIVVDPQPRLTHAADSPQAAHLTFEPDGMTAPAFEGLARGLAAQRTFAAATSPDDAPAADLADILGVESLHGIDPQQVWQPRPPGEFLRVAFGVNDHGQPVHLDLKESAQQGMGPHGICIGATGSGKSEMLRTLILSLAIAHPPEDLAMVLVDYKGGAAFAPFAGLPHLAGLIDNLADDPQLTERARASIQGEVVRRQRLLKEADSAPSITHYREVRRTRGDLPPLPHLFVVVDEFGELLTAEPDFIDLFLQIGRIGRSIGVHLLLSSQRIEGGKLRGLDTYLSYRLGLRTFSEAESQVVLGTADAFRLPPLPGYGYLKVDTSVYERFHAGYVSGPSHEPAPVLPVAEEGTAGVIEVPTYNTIRSRAEGQSTPELHAPDVGRTVVEEVVDGLRGDPVAPVWLPPLGERIALGEVLDPQGSGDPLQVVIGREDDPTGQRQEPWVLDLTRSGGHVAIIGGPQSGRSTTLRTIAASLALSSTPQQVGVYGMDLTGGGLRRIEAFPHVGGVATRGDAGRLSRLMEEITAMLTLREEVFKREQLDSMAQVRARHAQGALPDLPTADIVLLVDGYGALRQDFEHLDPVFTRLMVQASSYGIHLVLTLGRWSELRMAHQSVFGTRIELRLNEPADSTIDRKLAATVPPDSHGRALTDAKTLAQVALPVLEVTESLDVGEELTRLAERVAASWRGPGAAPIRLLPERVDPALLPSVTQEPDAVPLGLRQDTMDPFFWEFEDGEQHLVVLGDARSGKSSTLRFLARGLVERFTSEELAIAVVDPRSTLAPAIPEPYLAAHARSGAQVAGLAASIAAEMTQRPERPEGSHAPRIVVLVDDYDIVAAGGADPLGALVPHLPMARDLRLHVVVARPVAGSTRAMYAPFLQSARETGGALLLLSGERGEGQIAPRLYAESMPPGRGRFLQRGAAPVVVQVAYHEPAPGGVNDAP; encoded by the coding sequence ATGAGCATCGACCCGCACCACAGGCACCGGCCCACCCGGACCCTGTTCAGCGCGCCGAGGCCACCTGCCCTGCAGGTGGCCACACCGCCGGTGCTGAGCGATGACGCCACCGGGACCCCGTTCCAGTTCCTGCTCCCCGTGGTGGGCGCGCTGACCTCCGTCACGATGATGGTGGTCCTGCGCAACGGGCAACCACTGTTCATGCTGATCGCGGGGATCGTGTTCCTCGTCGCCGTGGTCTCGGGGGTCGGGTTCGCGGTGTCCGCACGGGGACGCGCGGGCCGGGCCCTGCGCCTTCGACGCAGCCGGTACCTGGACTACCTGGAGCGCACCCGCATCCGTCTTCGGGAGCAGGCGCTCGGCACAGCGGCCGCCCAACGCGAACTGCACCCGGCACCGCCCGCGTTGCTGTCGGTGGTCCGCGACCCCGCTCGGCTCTGGCACCGCCGGCCCCGCGATGAGGATCATCTGCTCGCGCGGATCGGGACCGCCACGGTGCCCTGGTTCGACCTCTCGGTGGATTCCGAGGAGTCCCCGACCGAACCCCTGGATCCGATTCTGCTGCGTGAGGCCGAACTCCTGGTCGAGGCCCATCGGGAGGTCCCGGGAATGCCCGCCCTGGTGGATCTGCGCTCGGCCGGGACCGTGGCGGTCATCGGGCCGCGGGAGGAGACACTTCCCCTGGTCCGGGCGATGCTCGCGCAGGTGGCGAGCCATCAGGTCCCGGAGGACCTCGCTCTGGCCGCGGCCTACCCGCACGACCGGGCCGCGGACTGGCGCGGGTTCGACCTGCTGCCCCACGTGCACAACCCCCAGTTGTTCGATGGGCCCGTCCCGGCCCGTCGTGTTGCCCCTGATCTGCGCCAACTGGCGCAGGTGCTCGGCGCCGAATTGGTGGACCGGACCCAGGCTGCGATCCAGGCACGGCGCCGCGGGGCACCCGCGGCTGACCTCCCGCGCCTGATCGTGGTGGACGACGCATACGGCCACCCGGCCGGTTCGCTGCCGCTACCGGATGCGGCGCTGCGGCCGCTGGCGCTGGGTATCACCGTGATCCATCTGGTGGCGGACCGGCTCGACGAGCCGGACGATGTGGACGTGCGGATCGTGGTCGACCCGCAGCCAAGGCTCACCCATGCCGCAGACTCGCCGCAGGCTGCGCACCTGACCTTCGAGCCCGATGGGATGACCGCTCCCGCGTTCGAGGGGCTTGCGCGTGGCCTCGCTGCGCAGCGCACGTTCGCGGCAGCCACATCGCCGGACGACGCCCCGGCGGCCGACCTCGCCGACATCCTGGGGGTCGAGAGTCTGCACGGCATCGATCCGCAGCAGGTGTGGCAACCGCGGCCTCCCGGGGAGTTCCTGCGGGTGGCGTTCGGCGTGAACGACCATGGCCAGCCGGTCCACCTCGACCTGAAGGAGAGCGCGCAGCAGGGCATGGGGCCGCACGGGATCTGCATCGGGGCCACGGGATCGGGCAAGTCCGAGATGCTGCGCACCCTCATTCTCTCGCTGGCGATCGCGCATCCTCCCGAGGACCTGGCCATGGTGCTCGTGGATTACAAGGGAGGTGCGGCGTTCGCTCCGTTCGCCGGCCTTCCGCACCTCGCGGGCCTGATCGACAACCTGGCCGATGACCCCCAGTTGACCGAGCGGGCGCGCGCCTCCATCCAGGGTGAGGTGGTCCGCCGTCAACGGCTGCTCAAGGAGGCGGACTCAGCGCCCTCGATCACGCACTATCGCGAGGTGCGCCGCACCCGAGGGGACCTGCCACCACTGCCGCATCTGTTCGTCGTCGTGGATGAGTTCGGCGAGTTGCTCACTGCTGAGCCGGACTTCATCGACCTGTTCCTGCAGATCGGCCGGATCGGCCGGTCGATCGGCGTGCACCTGCTGCTGTCCAGCCAGCGCATCGAGGGCGGGAAGCTGCGGGGACTGGACACCTACCTCTCCTATCGTCTGGGGCTGCGCACGTTCAGCGAGGCGGAGTCGCAGGTGGTCCTCGGGACGGCGGATGCCTTCCGCCTGCCCCCGCTCCCCGGCTACGGCTACCTCAAGGTGGACACCAGCGTGTACGAGCGTTTCCACGCCGGGTACGTCTCCGGGCCGTCGCACGAGCCGGCGCCGGTGTTGCCCGTCGCCGAGGAGGGCACCGCCGGGGTCATCGAGGTGCCGACCTACAACACGATCCGCAGCCGCGCGGAAGGGCAGTCGACCCCGGAGCTGCATGCTCCCGACGTCGGTCGGACCGTGGTGGAGGAGGTCGTCGATGGCCTGCGGGGGGATCCCGTGGCCCCGGTGTGGCTACCGCCGCTGGGTGAACGCATCGCGCTCGGTGAGGTGCTCGACCCGCAGGGGTCGGGCGATCCGTTGCAGGTGGTGATCGGCCGGGAGGACGACCCGACCGGGCAGCGGCAGGAGCCCTGGGTCCTGGATCTCACCCGGTCGGGTGGGCACGTGGCCATCATCGGTGGGCCCCAGTCGGGTCGTTCGACGACGCTGCGCACCATCGCTGCCTCGCTCGCGCTCTCGAGCACACCGCAGCAGGTGGGCGTCTACGGCATGGACCTCACCGGCGGCGGCCTGCGGCGCATCGAGGCGTTCCCGCACGTGGGTGGTGTGGCCACGCGCGGTGACGCGGGCCGTCTGTCTCGCCTGATGGAGGAGATCACCGCGATGCTCACGCTGCGCGAGGAGGTGTTCAAGAGGGAGCAACTGGACTCGATGGCGCAGGTGCGTGCGCGGCACGCCCAGGGAGCACTGCCGGACCTGCCCACGGCCGACATCGTCCTGCTCGTGGACGGCTACGGTGCCTTGCGCCAGGACTTCGAGCACCTGGACCCCGTGTTCACGAGACTGATGGTGCAGGCCTCGAGTTACGGAATCCACCTGGTGTTGACCCTGGGCCGGTGGAGTGAGTTGCGCATGGCCCATCAGTCGGTGTTCGGTACCCGCATCGAGTTGCGGCTGAATGAACCGGCGGACTCCACGATCGATCGCAAACTGGCGGCGACGGTGCCCCCGGACTCACACGGACGTGCGCTGACCGATGCCAAGACCCTCGCACAGGTGGCGCTGCCCGTGCTCGAGGTCACCGAGTCCCTGGATGTCGGAGAAGAGCTCACCCGGCTCGCCGAGCGCGTCGCGGCGTCATGGCGAGGTCCGGGGGCTGCCCCCATCCGATTGCTCCCGGAGCGGGTGGATCCGGCCCTGCTGCCCTCCGTCACCCAGGAGCCGGACGCCGTGCCGCTCGGCCTCCGGCAGGACACGATGGACCCGTTCTTCTGGGAGTTCGAGGACGGCGAACAGCACCTGGTGGTGCTCGGAGACGCCCGCAGTGGGAAGTCCAGCACGCTCCGTTTCCTCGCCCGGGGCCTGGTCGAGCGGTTCACCTCGGAGGAGTTGGCCATCGCCGTCGTGGACCCGCGCAGCACCCTGGCCCCCGCCATCCCTGAGCCCTACCTCGCGGCGCATGCCCGCTCCGGCGCGCAGGTGGCGGGGCTCGCCGCTTCGATCGCGGCCGAGATGACGCAGCGGCCGGAGCGACCTGAGGGCTCACACGCCCCCAGGATCGTCGTGCTCGTGGACGACTACGACATCGTGGCGGCGGGCGGCGCCGATCCACTGGGTGCGCTCGTGCCGCACCTCCCGATGGCCCGCGACCTGCGCCTGCACGTGGTGGTCGCGCGTCCCGTGGCCGGCTCGACCCGGGCGATGTATGCGCCGTTCCTTCAATCGGCCCGGGAGACGGGAGGTGCCCTGCTCCTCCTCTCCGGTGAGCGTGGGGAGGGCCAGATCGCACCGCGGTTGTACGCCGAGTCGATGCCCCCGGGGCGGGGCCGTTTCCTGCAGCGCGGCGCAGCACCGGTGGTGGTGCAGGTGGCTTACCACGAACCGGCTCCCGGTGGGGTGAACGATGCCCCGTGA
- a CDS encoding EsaB/YukD family protein, which yields MTYTRVTIRGSRRKADVTVPSEESVGTLMPALLDLLQEPSRGGEAMVISDLAGSALDPDLTWQEQGIRPGALLQVTTVDDAPQAPEVIAVTDVLADRLAHRRDAWNPGYTAAGIRLGVAVMGFLIARLLTSRPELLAGASGAPSAWTIVSLLAGGGVVLGAVVNRRGLPGPGGALIALGFGASLPLAGLLGGGDLVSVSVWAAALGWLVLAVGLGLGRGSTSALIGGGLGTAVSALLLVALACGVQPATIAVIGGILAIGALGLLPGIALALSGLTGYDERAMGGAVVPGADVVRSVGSAFATLTWTTVAVALVAAEAMVVLVLTGRGWHMGLAVALAVVTALRARTFALAASRAALLAATAAPVIAWVAASSAGVTERMIAAGLAVLLLLVWSAARPSDVVQARLRRLGDVAELLAMLATVPLALAALGVFSDLLQVFA from the coding sequence GTGACCTACACCCGCGTGACGATCCGAGGGAGCCGGCGGAAGGCAGACGTCACGGTCCCGAGTGAGGAATCCGTGGGCACCCTCATGCCAGCACTGCTGGACCTGCTCCAGGAGCCCTCACGCGGTGGCGAGGCCATGGTGATCAGCGACCTCGCGGGGTCGGCACTGGACCCTGACCTGACCTGGCAGGAGCAGGGCATCCGACCCGGCGCCCTGCTACAGGTGACAACGGTCGACGACGCACCTCAGGCGCCCGAGGTGATCGCTGTGACGGACGTGCTCGCCGATCGCCTCGCCCACCGTCGGGATGCCTGGAACCCCGGGTACACCGCGGCGGGCATCCGGCTCGGGGTCGCGGTGATGGGCTTCCTCATCGCCCGACTCCTCACGAGTCGACCGGAGCTGCTGGCGGGAGCGTCGGGAGCGCCGAGTGCGTGGACGATCGTGTCTCTCCTGGCCGGGGGCGGCGTGGTGCTCGGCGCGGTGGTGAACCGGCGTGGACTCCCCGGGCCCGGTGGCGCCCTGATCGCGCTCGGGTTCGGTGCCTCGCTGCCGCTCGCGGGACTGCTCGGAGGAGGTGACCTGGTCAGCGTGAGCGTGTGGGCGGCGGCGCTCGGCTGGCTCGTTCTGGCCGTCGGACTCGGCCTGGGCAGGGGGAGCACCTCCGCCCTGATCGGCGGCGGGCTGGGCACCGCCGTCTCCGCGCTGCTGCTGGTCGCCCTCGCCTGCGGAGTGCAGCCGGCCACGATCGCCGTGATCGGGGGGATCCTGGCGATCGGGGCCCTCGGCCTGCTGCCGGGAATCGCCCTGGCCCTCAGCGGCCTGACCGGCTACGACGAGCGTGCCATGGGGGGTGCCGTGGTGCCAGGAGCCGACGTGGTTCGCAGCGTGGGCTCGGCGTTCGCCACGCTCACCTGGACCACCGTGGCGGTGGCACTCGTCGCTGCCGAGGCCATGGTGGTGCTCGTCCTCACGGGCCGAGGGTGGCATATGGGGCTCGCGGTGGCGCTGGCCGTGGTCACGGCGCTGCGCGCCCGCACCTTCGCGCTGGCAGCCTCGCGGGCGGCGCTGCTGGCCGCGACGGCGGCGCCGGTGATCGCGTGGGTGGCCGCCTCCTCCGCGGGCGTCACCGAGCGGATGATCGCTGCCGGGCTGGCGGTGCTGCTCCTCCTCGTGTGGTCCGCGGCGCGTCCGAGTGACGTGGTGCAGGCGCGGCTGCGCCGCCTGGGCGATGTGGCGGAACTCCTTGCGATGCTCGCGACCGTGCCCCTGGCGCTCGCCGCACTGGGAGTGTTCAGCGACCTGCTGCAGGTGTTCGCATGA
- a CDS encoding FHA domain-containing protein: protein MWGRGEIPASVPRVAASVVIDAALVLGLAAGAGLLAASGYGPRAAWVSACAIAASCLGAWWWDRATMGTSPGHAALGLRTVAAADRMPSHPLRGQRLTLDIGTGADPLRLRARPIHLDPPARRQRRSDRAEVRLVFEDGTRVEGRGTFVLGRAPKPQRHGDATMAVPDLTRSLAPSHAVLRVDGRGVTVTDLGSAHGTIVVDAAGRRALQPHLPTHVPWNSTLTLGERSALLERRDPIEARE from the coding sequence GTGTGGGGACGTGGGGAGATTCCGGCGAGCGTGCCCAGAGTGGCCGCCTCGGTGGTGATCGACGCTGCCCTCGTGCTCGGCCTCGCTGCGGGCGCCGGCCTGCTCGCTGCGAGCGGCTACGGACCCCGCGCAGCCTGGGTCAGCGCGTGCGCGATCGCCGCGAGCTGCCTGGGGGCATGGTGGTGGGACCGGGCGACGATGGGAACGAGTCCGGGGCACGCCGCCCTCGGCCTGCGCACTGTGGCGGCCGCCGACCGCATGCCCTCCCACCCCCTGCGCGGGCAGCGACTCACCCTGGACATCGGGACGGGTGCCGACCCGCTGCGGCTCCGGGCCCGGCCGATCCACCTGGATCCGCCCGCCCGGCGGCAGCGGCGCAGCGACCGGGCGGAGGTGCGTCTGGTCTTCGAGGATGGGACCCGCGTGGAGGGTCGGGGCACTTTCGTGCTCGGGCGCGCACCCAAGCCGCAGCGCCACGGTGACGCCACGATGGCGGTGCCGGATCTCACGCGCAGCCTTGCGCCGTCCCACGCCGTGCTGCGGGTGGACGGTCGCGGTGTCACCGTCACCGACCTCGGGAGCGCCCACGGCACCATCGTGGTGGACGCGGCCGGCCGCCGAGCCCTGCAGCCACATCTTCCGACGCACGTGCCGTGGAACTCCACCCTCACCCTGGGTGAGCGCTCCGCCCTCCTGGAACGGCGCGACCCGATCGAGGCACGCGAATGA
- a CDS encoding pore-forming ESAT-6 family protein, which produces MNIADRNDYNISSSESAQANFEAVAARLEAALDRRDSDVKQAMADYQADGVSAEYAALEQQWNTAGQQVRDVIAAIRTSLSENDDVARRALQQARAAIPG; this is translated from the coding sequence ATGAACATCGCCGACCGCAACGACTACAACATCTCCTCCTCCGAGTCCGCCCAGGCGAACTTCGAGGCGGTGGCCGCCCGCCTGGAGGCCGCGCTCGATCGCCGCGACAGCGACGTGAAGCAGGCCATGGCCGACTACCAGGCCGACGGCGTCTCCGCGGAGTACGCGGCGCTCGAGCAGCAGTGGAACACCGCCGGCCAGCAGGTGCGGGACGTCATCGCGGCCATCCGTACCTCGCTCTCGGAGAACGACGACGTGGCGCGCCGAGCGCTGCAACAGGCGCGCGCCGCCATTCCGGGCTGA
- a CDS encoding TetR/AcrR family transcriptional regulator, whose amino-acid sequence MTATPPHDRPSRRRGATRERLLDAAYATFAQAGVAQSSIEAICEAAGFTRGAFYSNFSSKEELFLALADREIHARIDALEDVVERVTRDPALLAQGLANREARQAREAREAREAREAREAREAREAGAPRPAVPGPGVEPGSALERPIVQAILAEVLADVHGERQWHQMNLEFELLALRDAQVAQAFAALRQAYLARVADVLERILARLRLRLRTAPVAAAQILIAGYVAATREVYIAGDGERSGVGAAGSTGAAEPTRTWFTALIELVVEPD is encoded by the coding sequence ATGACCGCCACACCGCCCCATGACCGCCCGAGCCGCCGCCGAGGCGCGACCCGCGAGCGCCTGCTGGACGCCGCCTACGCGACCTTCGCGCAGGCGGGGGTGGCGCAGTCCTCCATCGAGGCGATCTGTGAGGCGGCCGGGTTCACCCGGGGGGCGTTCTACTCCAACTTCTCCAGCAAGGAGGAGTTGTTCCTGGCGCTCGCGGACCGGGAGATCCATGCCCGCATCGACGCCCTGGAGGACGTGGTGGAGCGGGTGACGCGCGATCCCGCGCTGCTCGCGCAGGGACTGGCCAATCGGGAGGCGCGGCAGGCGCGAGAGGCGCGAGAGGCGCGAGAGGCGCGAGAGGCGCGAGAGGCGCGAGAGGCGCGAGAAGCGGGTGCGCCGCGCCCTGCGGTGCCCGGGCCTGGAGTGGAGCCGGGGAGTGCTCTGGAGCGCCCGATCGTCCAGGCGATCCTGGCCGAGGTGTTGGCGGATGTGCACGGCGAGCGCCAGTGGCACCAGATGAACCTGGAGTTCGAGCTCCTCGCGCTGCGCGATGCGCAGGTTGCCCAGGCGTTCGCCGCCCTGCGCCAGGCATACCTGGCGCGTGTGGCGGACGTGCTGGAGCGGATCCTGGCCCGGCTGCGACTGCGGTTGCGGACCGCGCCGGTCGCCGCGGCCCAGATCCTCATCGCGGGGTACGTGGCCGCGACGCGCGAGGTCTACATCGCCGGCGATGGCGAGCGCTCGGGGGTGGGTGCGGCTGGGTCGACCGGGGCGGCCGAGCCGACCCGGACCTGGTTCACCGCGCTGATCGAGTTGGTGGTCGAACCGGACTGA
- a CDS encoding MMPL family transporter, with amino-acid sequence MSSLLFALTRWVIHARRLVISLWLVAFVAISGGAVAINQGFDSAISIPGTESQDALESLSAVFPEIVGASAQVIVVAPEGTSVLDPSITEPVDQAVEDFQAVDHVVAVSEIDGDLLAADISDDEQAALLTIQLDQGEPSVTDETKDELRDVAEDLAAALPEGTQSEIGGSLFAVEIPGFTATEALGVIVAFFVLVLALGTVVAASLPLVNAILGVALTTVLMLGATSVASINTTTPLLSVMLGLAVGIDYALFIVSRHRDQLREGIDVHESIARAVATAGSAVIFAGLTVMIALVGLSVAGIPFLTTMGIAAAAGVGVAVLVSLTFLPALLAVVGPRLLSRRARRSLNQGTAGGEQSRKPAGFFAGWVRVVTAKPVLTLVTLVVAVGALALPAQNLKLALPGAGSLPQDNSARITYDLVSEHFGEGYNGMLLLTTPIVTSTDPVGLMEDLAEEISALPGVVDVPLATPNQDATVGVITVIPQDGPTTQETADLVHQLREDREVLNETYGVDLQVTGFTAAGIDVSEKLGAALLPFGVVVVGLSLILLAMVFRSVWVPITATLGYILSVAAAFGASTLVFEYGWFGGLLNVTDTGPIISFMPILLMGVLFGLAMDYEVFLVSRMREEYVHGKDARAAIHAGFRGSASVVTAAAIIMIAVFVAFVPHGDQNIKPIALGLAIGVAVDAFVVRMALIPAIMTLLGDRAWWIPRWLDRLLPTFDVEGEGLVRELDLAQWPDQGVVVAARNLRVTDAHSEVLPATSLEVPDGAAQVVTATSPRQVQAFLLSVAGRLKVTEGDVKVDGFLLPDRGARVRRLVAVLHAQDVAGPQAAAVALNAARRDGARVAVVDLTAAADLPRDLAALAEAAPSGLAVIAGALTSAVEHAGVRDLPVHDLDTPTPDTTPDIDTAHTASHATEEIHA; translated from the coding sequence TTGTCGTCACTGCTCTTCGCCCTGACCCGATGGGTGATCCACGCCAGGCGCCTGGTGATCTCCCTGTGGCTTGTGGCCTTCGTCGCCATCTCCGGCGGCGCCGTCGCCATCAATCAGGGCTTCGACAGCGCCATCTCCATCCCGGGCACCGAGTCCCAGGACGCACTGGAGAGCCTCAGCGCCGTCTTCCCCGAGATCGTGGGTGCCAGTGCGCAGGTCATCGTGGTCGCGCCCGAAGGCACATCCGTGCTGGACCCGAGCATCACCGAACCGGTGGACCAGGCCGTGGAGGACTTCCAGGCCGTGGACCACGTGGTCGCCGTCTCGGAGATCGACGGCGACCTGCTGGCGGCCGACATCAGCGACGACGAGCAGGCCGCCCTGTTGACCATCCAACTCGACCAGGGCGAACCCTCGGTCACGGACGAGACCAAGGACGAACTCCGCGACGTGGCCGAGGACCTCGCGGCCGCGCTGCCCGAGGGGACGCAGTCCGAGATCGGCGGCTCGCTGTTCGCCGTGGAGATCCCCGGCTTCACGGCCACCGAGGCGCTCGGCGTGATCGTCGCCTTCTTCGTGCTGGTGCTGGCGCTCGGCACCGTGGTCGCCGCGAGCCTCCCGCTGGTCAACGCCATCCTCGGCGTGGCGCTCACCACCGTGCTGATGCTCGGGGCCACCTCCGTGGCCTCGATCAACACCACCACACCGCTGCTCTCGGTCATGCTCGGCCTGGCCGTGGGCATCGACTACGCCCTGTTCATCGTCTCGCGTCACCGCGACCAACTGCGCGAGGGCATCGACGTACACGAGTCGATCGCGCGCGCCGTGGCCACGGCGGGATCCGCCGTCATCTTCGCCGGCCTGACCGTGATGATCGCGCTGGTGGGACTCAGCGTGGCCGGGATCCCGTTCCTGACCACCATGGGGATCGCGGCGGCCGCCGGGGTGGGCGTGGCCGTCCTGGTCTCCCTCACCTTCCTCCCGGCGCTGCTGGCCGTGGTCGGTCCCCGCCTGCTCAGCCGCCGCGCCCGCCGCAGCCTGAACCAGGGGACGGCCGGCGGGGAGCAGTCCCGCAAGCCCGCCGGGTTCTTCGCCGGATGGGTCCGCGTGGTCACGGCCAAGCCCGTGCTCACCCTGGTCACGCTCGTCGTGGCCGTCGGCGCCCTGGCCCTGCCGGCGCAGAACCTCAAACTGGCCCTGCCCGGCGCCGGCAGCCTCCCCCAGGACAACAGCGCCCGGATCACCTACGACCTGGTCTCCGAGCACTTCGGTGAGGGCTACAACGGCATGCTGCTGCTGACCACGCCGATCGTCACCAGCACCGACCCGGTCGGCCTCATGGAGGATCTCGCCGAGGAGATCTCCGCGCTCCCCGGGGTCGTGGACGTGCCGCTGGCCACGCCCAACCAGGACGCCACGGTCGGGGTCATCACGGTGATCCCGCAGGACGGTCCGACCACTCAGGAGACGGCCGACCTGGTGCACCAGCTGCGCGAGGACCGTGAGGTCCTGAACGAGACCTACGGTGTGGACCTCCAGGTCACCGGGTTCACCGCCGCGGGCATCGACGTCTCGGAGAAGCTCGGCGCCGCGCTCCTGCCGTTCGGGGTGGTGGTGGTGGGTCTCTCCCTCATCCTGCTCGCGATGGTGTTCCGCTCCGTCTGGGTGCCGATCACCGCCACGCTGGGCTACATCCTGTCCGTGGCCGCCGCGTTCGGGGCGTCCACGCTGGTGTTCGAGTACGGCTGGTTCGGGGGGCTGCTGAACGTCACCGACACCGGCCCCATCATCAGTTTCATGCCGATCCTGCTGATGGGCGTGCTGTTCGGACTCGCGATGGACTACGAGGTCTTCCTGGTCTCCCGGATGCGGGAGGAGTACGTGCACGGGAAGGACGCACGCGCCGCCATCCACGCCGGGTTCCGGGGCTCGGCCTCGGTGGTGACCGCCGCCGCGATCATCATGATCGCCGTGTTCGTGGCCTTCGTGCCGCACGGTGATCAGAACATCAAGCCGATCGCGCTGGGGCTCGCGATCGGTGTGGCCGTGGACGCGTTCGTGGTCCGCATGGCCCTCATCCCCGCGATCATGACCCTGCTGGGTGATCGTGCCTGGTGGATCCCGCGCTGGCTGGACCGCCTGCTGCCCACATTCGACGTGGAGGGCGAGGGGCTGGTGCGCGAGCTGGATCTGGCGCAGTGGCCCGATCAGGGGGTGGTGGTCGCCGCCCGCAACCTGCGGGTGACCGACGCCCACTCCGAGGTGCTCCCCGCCACCAGCCTGGAGGTGCCCGACGGCGCAGCCCAGGTCGTGACGGCCACCTCACCCCGCCAGGTACAGGCGTTCCTGCTCAGCGTGGCCGGGCGCCTGAAGGTCACCGAGGGCGATGTGAAGGTCGACGGTTTCCTCCTGCCGGATCGCGGCGCCCGCGTGCGCCGACTGGTCGCGGTGCTACACGCCCAGGACGTCGCCGGACCGCAGGCCGCCGCCGTAGCCCTGAACGCCGCTCGGCGCGACGGCGCCCGCGTGGCCGTGGTCGACCTGACCGCCGCCGCGGACCTGCCGCGCGACCTCGCGGCGCTCGCCGAGGCGGCCCCCTCGGGGCTGGCCGTGATCGCCGGGGCCCTCACCTCCGCCGTCGAGCACGCCGGGGTGCGTGACCTGCCGGTGCACGACCTCGACACGCCCACCCCCGACACCACCCCCGACATCGACACCGCCCACACGGCATCGCACGCGACCGAGGAGATCCACGCATGA
- a CDS encoding maleylpyruvate isomerase N-terminal domain-containing protein, translated as MNSAALYAATVDRVAALAETLSPAQWGTIVPATPMWSVRDVLAHQAGTARNIVEGDMADAPSPAWTNRQVVARRHTEAADMIAEWREYAAQIPAEAFAGGGVTPAWDAIVHEADIREALDLPRAPEETWRSLLPSVVAALSAKVAVNGFVVTTREHTWRVETPIAEFDFAGDDFELLRVLFSRRTTLQIAQLSPGVAHLEAAAMFGPRNS; from the coding sequence GTGAACTCCGCCGCGCTGTACGCCGCCACCGTGGACCGGGTGGCCGCCCTCGCCGAGACCCTGAGCCCCGCGCAGTGGGGCACGATCGTGCCCGCGACACCGATGTGGAGCGTGCGCGACGTGCTTGCGCACCAGGCCGGGACCGCGCGCAACATCGTGGAGGGGGACATGGCCGACGCGCCGAGCCCGGCCTGGACCAACCGTCAGGTCGTGGCGCGTCGCCACACCGAGGCCGCGGACATGATCGCGGAGTGGCGGGAGTACGCCGCGCAGATCCCGGCCGAGGCGTTCGCGGGCGGCGGGGTGACCCCGGCGTGGGACGCGATCGTGCACGAGGCGGACATCCGCGAGGCCCTGGACCTACCGCGCGCCCCGGAGGAGACCTGGCGCTCGCTGCTGCCCTCCGTCGTAGCGGCGTTGAGCGCGAAGGTCGCGGTCAACGGGTTCGTGGTCACCACCCGCGAGCACACCTGGCGGGTGGAGACCCCGATCGCGGAGTTCGACTTCGCCGGGGACGACTTCGAGCTGCTGCGGGTGCTGTTCTCCCGGCGCACTACCCTGCAGATCGCCCAACTCTCCCCCGGCGTGGCGCACCTGGAGGCGGCCGCGATGTTCGGCCCCCGCAACTCCTGA